From the Papaver somniferum cultivar HN1 chromosome 2, ASM357369v1, whole genome shotgun sequence genome, the window ACATAAATGCAGGATAAGCAGGATACTGCTTACCATTTCCGTCTTCACCAATCTTTGTACGAATTAATGATGTGGAGAACAATTCGGAAAATGGAAAATAAACAAGGGAAGTCAGTCCATCTTCCAAGTACAGACTACTAACAAGCAAAAACAGAAGGtgataaaaaaaatgattaacTGAAGGAAAACAAAGACCTTCTTAAGATAGTGCGTAGATAATATGCATCCATGTGTTCTGGTAAACTAGTCATAATACTAGATCGCCACCAGAAGTTAACAGCTATTGTGACGTCGTCGCTATCCACTTGGTGCAACCTGTTCAGATGAGAATGCAAACACTCCTTGAGTAATTCGAATTACAGATGTATCTGACCAACCAGTTACAAGAAGAATGTGCCTTCAACAATCATACAAACATGTAGAAACTCAgcgtagaaaataaaaattatgcaaAATGGAAGAAACAAAATTATTACCAGCCTTCAGGAATGAAAAGTGCGTCACCCGCTTGCAGAGTAACTTTTTGGGAGTACATCATAGAGTTTTGCGCTCTTGAATGAGTTGACAAGTCTGGCTTTTCTAGATCAACACAACTACCAAACAGAAATTAGTATAAGTATAGCATGCAGAATAAGAAATATGAGATAAATCCAGTTTCTTCAAAAAATGGATTATGCAACTTGTTTCTGATCCTCAGACCCAAAAGTAACCAGAACTTAAACGACATCAGTAATTATCTTTCACATGATTGACGATGGAGAGTTACCATACCTGTGATTTGAGGCCTCACTGTATATAGCCATTGGATATAATGATGAAACGGCAGAAGGCGGCCACAGAACAACTGAGATGGAGAAATAACAGATGGCAATCAGTGGGCTATTTGGTAGTAATCCCACAACTTGGGCAACCATCACTGTACTATGAAACcaatcaatcaaaacagacataaCTGAGTACCTTGTTTGCATCCAGCAACCACACATAGTAGGTTATGGTCTGGATCATAATGTGTACTAGACCTTGATTTTGCATTGTTCATCCACAAGTTGATAGAAGTTAATGTTTTTGCCTTCAGAATTTTTGGCTGCATccacaaaccaaaacaaaaccaGTACTGCCTAAATCAACTTTTGACCAAATCCACATGACACCAAGTAGAAGTGCATAAATTTTACTGGTACTGAGCTCTCCTTACTTTAGCAAAGTTATATACTGTATTGAAACAAAAAATAAGCAAGCAGAAAGCTCAACATGAAATGAATGCGAACCATTTGAATGTCTTCTCGTAGAATGTCCAACTGAGACTTCTCCTTATTCTCCAAATTCACAATTGGCACCTATATCATAAAAGCACCCTTAAGTCCGACTTCAACCAACTGAAAACAAACACCAAGATCAACAAACTGTAAACGTGCTTTTTATATCCCATTCGACACAGCACTTGACATAGCGTTGGGAAAATAAGGGCTAAGAATAAACACGCGTTGGCCACTTAGCGGTAATGCCCCGGGTGTTTTGGATCTCATCCTTTTTTTGCCAGCCAACAAAGTCACGCTTGAACACACAGCCAGGTAAGCAATACAACCTGCGCTAAGTAGATTTGATGAAGAGAACTGGTAGAAGGCAAACAAGTTTCTTCTTCTAAGGTAGGCTCTGTCACTCCAACACCTTCTTGATCAACAGACACTCCAGAACCATTATCAGAACTTCTTAGCTTTTTACAAGATGAAATGAAAATAGAGAACAGCAACGGAACCTACAATAATATGCGGAAATTGCAATATAATGCATGAATTCTAGTTATCTTTACACATTCAAAACGCAAAAACCAGTTCTAAGAATGATATAAGACTTACCCGCTCATGACTTCTAAGATCACCATAAAACACAGGTGCTGTTCTCGACAACATAGCCTCCACAATAGAAGACCCTGCTCTTTCCTGTAATCACAATTTCGAAGTAAGTAATAAAACACTAAACCCTAAATTCAATGAATAAATGAGAGTGATGTAGGTGAAATGAAACCTGTAAATAGTCGAGACCACCTTTACAAGGGTTCCATTTGGAAAAACATTTCCAATGTTTAACGCAACCATGAAATACCTAAATTCCAAACAATTAAGAGAAAATTAAGTGATGTTAATGCTCATGAAAGAAGGGAGGAAATACGTGAATGAGATTGTAATTACCGCAGGAATGCTTTTAGATTCAATGTGAGAGAAGAAATGAGCCGGGGATGGAAGTTCGTCGAATTCAACAATCGAGAGAGTACCCATTTTTCTTCTTACTTTccgcttcttctttttttgttttattttggatattatttaagaagaaaccaactgacagggggttagtcctcgagtgatttcgtgggagttgagtgtattttaaatctcagggattttgagagagtttgagagagtgtacggagtttgagagagttttgtgtttttgagttcagggagtttgggggagtgtagggagtttgagagagtttattagagggagtttgggggagtttgagagagttcactcctaactcattctgttttaagaaacaataaacccttatttgcaaataacgttgatctttaatcaaaagaaaaaaataaatgaaaatgatcatatctctgtatcaatagtatgttattttgtgcaacgagataattttttttcccttcaatttaacggtctccatacaattctaactccctttgttcacgaacattttcccacatatcatccgctatactctttctccgtgcattagcttcttgacgttgttgttcttgagtttgttgtgtcaaaatttcatcgtcatttacaagcgttgatagatggatatcttcctcttcctcttcctcgaccggaaactcatctgaacggcattcttttcataagaagttgtgtaggcctgcacaagctgtcattatctccgcttgcacctgatacggaaatggaggttgagacttaaagatcaagaaacgagacttcacaacaccgaacaatctttcaactacattcctcaaagaagcatgacgcatgttaaataattcttcagccttttccgcatgattacccgtaccagaaaattctttcaaatgataacgttggccacgaaatggtgttaaacaatatcgtcggtttATAATTCGTAGTCACTTCCGTTTCCGGTTCTGTATTAttattcttcctaacattctttttcttcttgttgttttcagcaggttggctggatttttccattctatggtctgacatgttagctacattagtacttagactaatactagaacttaacaaagcaaggatagtaataacaccaaacagtctaatgtaaacatgataaaaaaatgtgatactatattacacagtactaacacgcagagctacttagccaaattgttaatcaaagaaaatcccttagcaactccttgcaacaaaagcaccgtatgaattggctaaaacacgccaatacggaatgaagtacgccactgtattgaactttggcatatagaatagaagagaagtatgtgtctaaataagaggacttaacaagtgatagtgattctcaatgacacccatgcaaagtagcaagccaattaatgcatgatgacataacaaattatgaagatagctgtaaaggaattcggtttcaccgaaacacagtttcagattgtccaatctttgcagtactaatacttacctgatcctcttgaaaatttttacggtacacttacaactcaatattccacaacacactcaaaaatcatagcattccaacggttcattaaaaatatacattactcagaacccgactactttcaatacgtgcatacagaattcagttccggatttctcacactttggtgtacctaaagtgatcataacttcatgaaatttctacagtaggtaaccttaatatatacaaacatcatactaaaatttcagctttgtccgataagcgtagaatgagataaataggaatcagtcccctattcgggatttaaactcagcagaccatagtcatatattgtgcaagctttgtagtagcaaacgtgacctgatccgcgtgaaaagtttactgtacttctataacatggtaaactacgacatactcaaatttcatcatattccaatgGTTGAatataaagatatcattataacaaaagcaccgtatgaattggctaaaacacgtcaatacggaatgaagtacgccgctgtattgaactttggcatatagaatagaggagaagtatgtgtctaaataagatgacttaacaagtgatagtgattctcaatgacacccatgcaaagtagcaagctaattaatgcatgatgacataacaaattatgaagatagctgtaaaggaattcggtttcaccgaaacacagtttcagattgtccaatctttgcagtactaatacttacctgatcctatttaaatttttatgttacacttacaactcaatatttcacaacacactcaaaaatcatagcattccaatgGTTCATTAAAaatatacattactcagaacccgactactttcaatacgtgcatacagaattcagttccggatttctcacactttggtgtacctaaagtgatcagaacttcatgaaatttctacaataggtaaccttcatatatacaaacatcatactaaaatttcagctttgcccgataagcggagaatgagataaataggaatcagtcccctattcgggatttaaactcagcagaccatagtcatatattgtgcaagctttgcagtagcaaacgtgacctgatcggcgtgaaaattttactgtacatctataacaaggtaaactacgacatactcaaatttcatcatattccaacggttgaatttaaagatatcattataatcaaatcatgcaatttcttaccaagatcttttgaaccacaagggttttgacagagagagagtacccacaaaaaaaaactatacacacaatcaaaataaacaatcatggagatcaaagatatgaaaaacaatcaaaatagtacacaaatcaaactattataaacaatcatggagatcaaagaagaaaaaaaaacatacctggaaaaaaacgtttcctcttctttctcctatggttttctacgcaccaaactccttcccaaatatctactcttttgagagatttgttgtgagaccaaaatacactaaaaactccttcgaactccccaaagcaaccaactccatAGTATTGTAgtgttttatgactaacagggagttcaagagctttttttaaactccccagcgactaacaggtattttctagagagtttaggagactcctctaaactcccccacgactaacggagatttggagagactccctcaaactccctcaggactaacaggagaaaacctaaatacattaaaatctctcgaactctcccaccaCTAACCCCCTGTCAGAGTTTACAAACCATGACAAGTCCTCCCTCTATCATCCTCCTGGCAGGAAGGAGTTTGTACGGAATGCtcccatttttttatttttttatgggaATACACTGGGTATCACCCAaggtttaaaaagaaaacaattgtGGATATAGTACAATGACAAAAacaggatccaaatatcaaatcagggtcaatCCTTATCGAAGTATTTTATGTAATTCCTAatttacccctcactaatcaggattagtgattaataataattagtaaaatcttaagatttttgataaatgattagtgtgtgttatTATTtatatttgggtgagtgaggtgagagtagaaggagggaaagaaaatttgagagggaattgtGAAAATGGagaatgattgtgaagagagaattgttgcggttaaatctttagctcaactacaacaaggagcatatcttgaatcttcatccaatgacaacaactcacaattgcaagtttttgtggaaccaacacctttggaacatgaattttatgagcatgaagtgtttcgtgAAGAATCAACCCAAGAGAGTAAACTAGCACAACATATAAAcactcccaatactcaggtaaaACTGCGAATaggttgaaaaattgattttttttctttcaatccaCCATTGCTTCTGTTGTAAAATCTCGGTACCGGCATGgtcaaagtatgaataccatgccggaaccaaaaataccggcatagtattcatactacgaccatgccggaaccttgatatcccccattttgaaactaaAAGCGGCATAGTTtgcaaccaaaaaactatgccggtacagaagttactttttacctaccacggaATATTCTATCGAATATGCTACCGACATGGTTAAATTATAAtgttaccatgccggtactgcatgaaaaacatacaggaagtaGTGTCTTCCGAAACTAAATACCGGCATGTAAAATCAATTAACTACCACGCCGGAACTGTATACTGGAGTGGAATCACAGATAACGAGCATGCCGGAAAAACCGTCGGCGTTGTTCAATTTTAACATTACCATGCcggtacctacaaaaaaaaacatacatgaaGGAGCtttttccaaagctaaatactGGCATGGTATATTAAGTATGAGCCACGCCAGAACCTTCTACCGGCGTGGTAACTTAGATTACGAGCATGACGGAACCAGTATTTTCGGCATTGCTTTCAAATATATTGTTAATGCCGGAAGCGTCTCAAAATTGGTCTTCAGTTTCGGTGCAGTTCGACTATATCGGTACTGtgatcgagcatgccggaactgcataccggcatagtattaaatttatcttttttggaactaatttatcttctttttgttcgatccttaggttgtgacatatatagatccaacaaatgcaaaaccgcttggtcgggatacgtcggaatactataaaatgcttCTGATATGTTACCAAAGATTTCTTTTCACCTAGTACCTTGAATATTACCAATGAATTTCTTGTgatgaaccttataatctcctattgttgtccttatgtagggaataaaagatccaaaggaagcaattgcttgggctaaagagactgctcttaagaacatgtgtgtgttggtgaggaataccctcGTATGAGTTTtaagatggtttgcgagagaagtgggcgatacaaggagaagaatagccacaagagaaaggattatgtatatccaaagaagactaatagggtatacaagactcatacgaggaaggataattgcccctttaagcttgtattccgtttaaatgacaAGAACTATGAATGGGATTGTGAGGTTTCTTtcggccgtcataaccaccgggatccgaaagattttgttggtcactccctagttgcgaagctaaaacctcatgaaatgaAGGATGTAAACCAAAACatttatcaaaccgagacaaattctcagaggcttcaaggaaaaggataagacgaacgTGTCTTCTCTAAGTATAATTTACAGCACACAAGCaagtattagaagggtggaatggaaagggaggagcgttatgcaagaattttagAAGATATtttgggattacaactacacgcgtatcattaaagaGGGCCGGACAACAAGCCCCTTCTAATGTTCATTTCatatcctttgctttcacaattggcttatacatgttgtggtgttcttatgatggattgcacctacaagaaaaacaaatacaatatgtcgttgttgAACATCGTGGGGCATacatcggacaaggtaacattcacattggcttggtgtatgatggaaaacgagagggactataattatcattgggcattacgtcaATTTAGAAtattcttccgggaaaatcaacttccgagggtcatcataaccgatcaagatgatgcattaatgaatgcaatatccgacatcttcccggatgcacaaaatttcctatgtacataccaTATACGTAATAATGTGATAAAAacttgtcatgccttgtttgaacccacaaaggcggatattaagaagagaatgattgttcaactagaggaagatgttcgcaagaacaaactatcacccgaagaagaagaagatgtgagttGACAAAGAATAtgaggaaaatcataaaaagtggttggaatttttaagagattgggagaaagtttattggtctcttaccgaggatatgtatgaaaagagattggacaagtttattgccgattggaatgaagtttatccgactgacgtctggtattgtcggactcaatggttggataagttcaaggaaaaatttgtgcgtg encodes:
- the LOC113350006 gene encoding uncharacterized protein LOC113350006, which codes for MGTLSIVEFDELPSPAHFFSHIESKSIPAVFHGCVKHWKCFSKWNPCKGGLDYLQERAGSSIVEAMLSRTAPVFYGDLRSHERVPLLFSIFISSCKKLRSSDNGSGVSVDQEGVGVTEPTLEEETCLPSTSSLHQIYLAQVPIVNLENKEKSQLDILREDIQMPKILKAKTLTSINLWMNNAKSRSSTHYDPDHNLLCVVAGCKQVVLWPPSAVSSLYPMAIYSEASNHSCVDLEKPDLSTHSRAQNSMMYSQKVTLQAGDALFIPEGWLHQVDSDDVTIAVNFWWRSSIMTSLPEHMDAYYLRTILRRLVKTEMDQMLYETSISIENSGQEDSCQVDDGQGQREHNLEKNSYSEQSQGTIKHKRITIQQMDTVSLQALHQLVSLVHDGVNIASQSEQLQSTPMEDECKKDVHPNPFCLEDDPVAKVISALEPLQLQNVLLGMVHNFPRTLEALILQMLSPASAEVLTRKFDEIDQLTSQGNRDEFYQAVYGVFDDQFAAMNAVLNGKESFARQAFKNVLDKYLGVNFDGQKL